One genomic region from Kineobactrum salinum encodes:
- a CDS encoding acyl-CoA dehydrogenase family protein yields the protein MLQRDFTDEQNMFREAYRKFLATEIVPQMEQWREAGIVDRSAFGKAGEQGFLMIWPEEKYGGMGDPDFRFEQIIMEETAYARVGDWFSTLHSRLVGPYLTRFGNEEQCQRFLPGCVRGDTILAIAMTEPDAGSDLAGMRSSAVQQGDHWVLNGSKTYISNGINADLVIVAAKTDPANNPHHMTLFLVERGMEGFERGRNLKKMGLKAQDTAELFFNNVKVPRDNVLGEPGRGFYYLMEGLAEERLIGAVGYLSSAQLSWDLTADYVRERKAFGKPLAQFQNTQFKLAEMRMQLDVAQCYVDQCVHAFNSGALTAVDAAAAKLLTSELQMAAADLGVQLHGGAGYMDEYAISRQFTDARISTIYAGSSEVMKIIISRACLSDNYQPFNTRNF from the coding sequence ATGCTGCAACGCGATTTTACCGATGAACAAAACATGTTCAGGGAGGCCTACCGCAAGTTCCTCGCAACCGAGATTGTGCCACAGATGGAGCAGTGGCGAGAGGCTGGTATCGTCGATCGCTCGGCCTTCGGCAAGGCCGGTGAACAGGGCTTCCTGATGATCTGGCCAGAAGAAAAATACGGCGGCATGGGAGACCCGGATTTTCGCTTCGAGCAGATCATCATGGAGGAAACCGCCTACGCCCGGGTGGGTGACTGGTTCAGCACCCTGCACAGCCGCCTGGTGGGCCCCTATCTCACGCGCTTTGGCAACGAAGAACAGTGCCAGCGCTTTCTGCCGGGCTGCGTTCGCGGTGACACGATCCTCGCCATTGCGATGACGGAGCCGGATGCGGGCAGCGACCTTGCAGGCATGCGCAGCAGCGCTGTGCAGCAGGGTGACCACTGGGTCCTCAATGGTTCCAAGACCTATATATCCAACGGCATCAATGCTGATCTGGTGATTGTCGCAGCGAAGACAGATCCCGCCAACAATCCTCACCACATGACCCTGTTTCTGGTGGAGCGCGGCATGGAGGGCTTCGAGCGCGGTCGCAATCTGAAGAAAATGGGCCTCAAGGCGCAGGATACCGCTGAACTGTTTTTCAACAATGTCAAAGTGCCGCGCGACAATGTACTGGGTGAACCCGGCAGGGGATTTTACTACCTGATGGAAGGGCTCGCCGAGGAGCGTCTGATCGGCGCCGTGGGTTATCTGTCCTCAGCCCAGCTATCGTGGGATCTCACCGCCGACTATGTGCGGGAACGCAAGGCCTTCGGCAAGCCGCTGGCACAGTTCCAGAACACGCAGTTCAAACTGGCGGAAATGCGTATGCAACTGGATGTCGCTCAATGCTATGTGGATCAGTGTGTGCACGCCTTCAACAGCGGCGCGCTGACCGCGGTGGACGCCGCCGCGGCCAAGCTGTTGACCAGTGAGCTGCAGATGGCGGCAGCCGACCTCGGTGTGCAGTTGCACGGTGGCGCGGGTTATATGGACGAGTATGCGATCAGCCGCCAGTTCACCGATGCGAGAATATCAACCATCTATGCCGGCAGCTCGGAGGTGATGAAAATCATTATCAGCCGTGCTTGCCTGTCGGACAATTATCAGCCATTCAATACCCGCAACTTCTGA
- a CDS encoding AraC family transcriptional regulator, translating into MRERSISVYFARAVLRNAVAIGLDPMQLLRKNRISPRLLLEDNARISIERFADLQVSTMLAMGDESLGYNTRRLPIGSWSMMCHAVIGSETLGQALSRYCRFFQLFDASPVPCLHENGDEISVRLQYAGLERIEPYPTELMLFNVHRFASWLVQEHLPMQVVRLAYPAAAKPDDYRHMFVANPVEFEAPHCELVFARTLMDRIIQQNEQSLRHYLRHPVLMMLTQDFSRNSWTARVRDLVRRRLHEMPELATVAQSLQIHPQTLRRRLAAEGTTFKEIKNQMRRDTALHYLGKHGLSIEEIAYRAGFSESSAFIRAFKGWTGVTPYAYRKGL; encoded by the coding sequence ATGCGCGAACGGTCCATCTCTGTCTATTTCGCCCGCGCCGTGCTGCGCAACGCGGTTGCCATCGGCCTGGATCCGATGCAGCTGTTGCGCAAGAACCGGATCTCCCCGCGCCTGTTGCTGGAGGACAACGCCCGTATTTCCATCGAACGTTTTGCCGATCTCCAGGTCAGCACCATGCTGGCAATGGGAGATGAGTCGCTGGGCTACAATACCCGCCGACTGCCCATCGGCAGCTGGTCCATGATGTGCCATGCAGTGATAGGCAGTGAAACCCTGGGGCAGGCACTGAGCCGCTACTGCCGGTTTTTCCAGTTGTTCGATGCCTCGCCCGTTCCCTGCCTCCACGAGAACGGTGATGAAATCAGTGTGCGCCTGCAATATGCCGGCCTGGAAAGGATCGAGCCCTACCCGACTGAATTGATGCTGTTCAATGTGCACCGTTTCGCCAGTTGGCTGGTGCAGGAACACCTGCCCATGCAAGTGGTCCGTCTGGCCTATCCCGCCGCCGCGAAACCGGATGACTATCGCCATATGTTCGTGGCCAATCCGGTGGAGTTTGAAGCCCCGCACTGCGAGCTGGTGTTTGCCCGTACCCTGATGGACCGGATTATCCAGCAGAATGAACAGAGCCTGCGCCACTATCTGCGCCACCCGGTGCTGATGATGCTGACCCAGGATTTTTCCCGCAACAGCTGGACTGCGCGGGTACGCGACCTGGTCCGGCGCCGCCTTCACGAGATGCCGGAACTGGCAACGGTGGCGCAGTCCCTGCAAATACATCCCCAGACGCTGCGGCGCAGGCTTGCCGCCGAGGGCACCACATTCAAGGAAATCAAGAATCAGATGCGGCGGGATACCGCGCTGCATTACCTGGGCAAGCATGGCCTCTCTATCGAGGAGATCGCCTACCGGGCCGGGTTCTCTGAATCCAGCGCCTTCATCCGCGCCTTCAAGGGCTGGACTGGAGTCACGCCCTACGCCTATCGCAAAGGGCTCTGA
- a CDS encoding SDR family NAD(P)-dependent oxidoreductase: MELAGKIAIVTGGASGLGRATVEAYVARGARVAIFDLNEASGNAVIAALGADNVAFWNVNVADEDSVKAAVAEVVEHFGALHICNNFAGIASACKTLSKKGVFPLDQFMPVININLVGTFNVARYAAEQMANNEPFNDDGGRGVIINTASIAAMEGQVGQLAYSASKGGIVGMTLPMARDLASYGIRVNTIVPGLIHTPLFESIPEAAYKSLENSVCYPPRLGKPAEIAHLSVFIAENDYVNGECIRLDGAIRMQPR, translated from the coding sequence ATGGAACTGGCAGGAAAGATTGCAATTGTTACTGGTGGTGCCTCGGGTCTGGGGCGAGCCACTGTGGAGGCCTATGTTGCCCGGGGGGCCAGGGTCGCTATCTTTGATCTCAACGAGGCCAGTGGAAATGCCGTGATCGCAGCGCTGGGGGCAGACAACGTGGCCTTCTGGAATGTGAACGTTGCCGATGAGGATTCGGTAAAGGCTGCGGTGGCCGAGGTGGTGGAGCATTTTGGCGCGCTGCATATCTGCAACAATTTCGCGGGAATCGCCAGTGCCTGCAAGACCCTGAGCAAGAAGGGCGTATTCCCGCTGGACCAGTTCATGCCGGTGATCAATATCAACCTGGTGGGTACCTTCAATGTCGCGCGCTATGCGGCGGAACAGATGGCCAATAACGAACCGTTCAATGACGATGGCGGCCGCGGCGTGATCATCAATACCGCATCCATTGCTGCGATGGAGGGGCAGGTGGGCCAGCTGGCCTACAGCGCCAGCAAGGGCGGGATCGTGGGCATGACCCTGCCGATGGCACGGGACCTGGCAAGCTATGGCATCCGCGTCAACACCATCGTGCCGGGGCTGATTCATACGCCGCTGTTCGAGAGCATTCCCGAGGCGGCCTATAAATCGCTGGAGAACAGTGTCTGCTACCCGCCAAGACTGGGCAAGCCCGCGGAAATCGCCCACCTGTCGGTTTTCATTGCCGAGAATGATTATGTCAACGGTGAATGTATCCGTCTCGACGGCGCGATCCGCATGCAGCCACGCTAG
- a CDS encoding GGDEF domain-containing protein, whose amino-acid sequence MQDIFADNLVYAHYGLILALSCGQLLVLYALSNSNQPPAGLGLFTVYFMTTLLAWFAVSLNQVIPVGLDIPAVAAIISACFLALATSQRAGVARAHYLLGPVCLGTILAVFLLPPDTLFQLYLATAALFWAVAAALGGWRGWRGRNIGDSLIALAGLLMTAAMLLCWYLLAQERQPAIAQSLVYAVHGAAHALVIIGFLASTLQDQQHQLSHLSTVDPLTRLLNRRGLESALNVTLANARRHGEFTAAVMVDIDHFAELNRHFGEDTGDRILQYMARGLEQECRSGDVVARYERDVFLIILPNSGLEAARNLAERIRSRLGNEPLIIEQQLINVTASLGAAASGDAGLDVLYRDTTRALQLAKRGGRNRVAAVEHRPLHLSNAATLR is encoded by the coding sequence ATGCAGGACATATTTGCAGACAATCTGGTCTACGCGCACTACGGGCTGATCCTGGCGCTCAGCTGTGGCCAGCTGCTGGTCCTGTATGCCTTGAGCAACAGCAACCAGCCTCCGGCCGGGCTCGGGCTGTTCACCGTCTATTTCATGACGACACTGCTGGCCTGGTTTGCTGTCAGTCTCAACCAGGTCATACCGGTAGGGCTTGATATCCCCGCCGTCGCCGCCATCATCAGCGCCTGCTTTCTGGCTCTTGCCACCAGCCAGCGTGCCGGCGTGGCCAGAGCCCACTACCTGTTGGGGCCGGTCTGTCTCGGCACCATCCTGGCGGTGTTCCTGCTGCCACCAGACACCTTGTTCCAGTTGTACCTCGCCACGGCTGCACTGTTCTGGGCCGTCGCCGCCGCACTCGGCGGCTGGCGTGGCTGGCGCGGCCGCAACATCGGTGACAGCCTCATTGCCCTGGCGGGCCTGCTGATGACTGCAGCGATGCTGCTGTGCTGGTACCTGCTGGCCCAGGAGCGTCAGCCGGCAATCGCGCAAAGCCTGGTCTACGCAGTGCACGGGGCTGCCCATGCGCTGGTAATCATTGGCTTTCTCGCCAGCACCTTGCAGGATCAACAACATCAGCTGTCGCATTTGAGCACCGTGGACCCGCTGACTCGCCTGCTCAACAGGCGCGGCCTGGAGAGTGCTTTGAACGTCACCCTGGCCAATGCCCGTCGCCACGGCGAATTTACGGCCGCGGTCATGGTAGACATAGATCACTTTGCCGAGCTCAACCGGCACTTCGGCGAGGATACCGGAGACCGCATCCTGCAATACATGGCGCGCGGCCTTGAGCAGGAGTGCCGCAGCGGCGACGTCGTGGCACGCTATGAACGGGATGTATTCCTGATCATTCTGCCCAATTCCGGCCTGGAAGCGGCGCGCAATCTTGCCGAGCGCATCAGATCCCGGCTCGGCAATGAGCCCCTGATTATCGAGCAACAGTTGATCAACGTCACTGCAAGTCTGGGCGCTGCCGCCAGCGGCGATGCCGGTCTGGACGTCCTGTACCGCGATACCACGCGAGCGTTGCAACTGGCCAAGCGCGGCGGCCGCAATCGGGTGGCTGCCGTGGAGCACAGGCCCCTGCACCTGAGCAACGCGGCCACGCTGCGGTAG
- a CDS encoding DUF748 domain-containing protein: MRTVVRGIALAYLMYLALSFLVLLPVLNFVTPWLVHQQIQRTFSSELILFNPFSLTLHIREAELGDADGSRLLAFDRAQLNLSLATLWQPGLVFDVLALEGLYLHLLRRPDGQFNIADLAPAREPAAAPDPEADQDPLGITVGKLRFSAHRIEFIDQQHPQDYQSYLEGLRLEASGLSTVIEAGQAYHLVASSEGGGELEWRGDVSIAAGHSTGELALRNIDLRPLWRFAEPWLAFELERSTLELEAHYHIDWSGALRYGIDQGRLELRDSVISAADTTGLPDTGVSLASLQIEGIAVASAGRTVTVDHVLASELEVAGWSEGSRVSLAELFAMPATDTRADDSDTPPWQARIDGIELQDSQLRWRSEYTDPALLTISPVDAELRDLHWPAQAESPLTLSLRVNDQASLGATGKLHLGSGDGSVEFELQALPLAWLGPNLPPVLRAEIGSGLADTAGTLTLRDFAPDRIELDGAITDFSMVLHGADDALTRWDHLSWHGLALQLAQRRLELAELHLEGYEGRLHILKDGSINVQRLLEEDAAGREHPASEPASAAVDAAPQEPAWHIAAPAIFVSDSQLDFEDESLPIRFRSVIGGLNGTITDLGTDPGQPMKIDLQGSVDGYAPVTLDGTARPLQEPPALDLELNFRGVDMARLTPYSATYAGYEIERGSLDLTLQYALKDNRLQGDNELLIKQLKLGERVESDRALDLPLRLGIALLTDSSGVIDVTVPVSGDINNPEFNLGSVITGALVNLFTKMVTAPFRLLAGLVGSDEDLETVDFAAGSTELDNHGQQKLRDLAEAMQQRPAIKLVLTGQIDPDTDRRSLQQQRLQQELLDEGWTGKISTNAVRPGRKP, encoded by the coding sequence GTGCGAACAGTTGTCCGGGGAATAGCCCTCGCCTATCTGATGTATCTGGCCCTGAGCTTCCTGGTACTGCTGCCAGTACTGAACTTCGTGACACCGTGGCTGGTGCACCAGCAGATACAGCGCACCTTCAGCAGCGAGTTGATTCTGTTCAATCCCTTCAGCCTGACCCTGCACATCCGCGAGGCGGAACTCGGGGACGCCGATGGCAGCCGGCTGCTGGCGTTTGACCGGGCTCAACTGAACCTTAGCCTCGCGACGCTGTGGCAACCGGGGCTGGTATTCGACGTGCTGGCCCTGGAAGGACTGTACTTGCATCTGTTGCGCCGGCCGGACGGCCAGTTCAACATCGCCGACCTGGCGCCCGCCCGGGAACCGGCCGCGGCACCCGATCCGGAGGCGGATCAGGATCCACTGGGTATCACCGTCGGCAAGCTGCGATTCTCCGCCCACCGCATCGAGTTTATCGATCAGCAGCACCCCCAGGATTACCAGTCCTACCTGGAAGGGCTGCGCCTGGAGGCCAGCGGGCTGTCCACGGTCATCGAAGCCGGACAGGCCTATCACCTTGTCGCCTCCAGCGAGGGCGGTGGCGAGTTGGAATGGCGGGGCGATGTCTCGATCGCCGCGGGCCACAGCACTGGCGAGCTGGCACTGCGCAATATCGACCTGCGCCCGCTCTGGCGTTTTGCCGAACCCTGGCTGGCTTTCGAACTCGAGCGGTCCACGCTGGAGCTGGAAGCGCACTATCACATCGACTGGAGCGGCGCGCTGCGCTATGGCATCGACCAGGGCCGGCTGGAACTGCGGGACAGCGTCATCAGTGCGGCGGATACCACTGGGTTGCCCGACACCGGCGTCTCGCTGGCATCACTGCAAATTGAGGGCATCGCGGTGGCCAGCGCCGGGCGGACGGTCACCGTCGACCATGTCCTTGCCAGCGAACTTGAGGTCGCGGGCTGGAGCGAGGGTAGTCGGGTCAGCCTGGCTGAGCTGTTTGCAATGCCCGCCACCGATACCCGCGCCGACGACAGCGACACGCCACCCTGGCAGGCGCGGATCGACGGGATCGAACTGCAGGACAGCCAGCTGCGCTGGCGCTCCGAGTACACCGATCCGGCCCTGCTCACGATCTCCCCGGTCGACGCCGAGCTGCGCGATCTGCACTGGCCGGCACAGGCCGAGAGCCCGCTGACCCTGTCGCTGCGGGTGAATGACCAGGCCAGCCTGGGCGCCACCGGCAAGCTGCACCTGGGAAGTGGTGACGGCAGCGTTGAGTTCGAGCTGCAGGCCCTGCCGCTGGCCTGGTTGGGGCCCAACCTGCCACCCGTCCTGCGCGCCGAAATAGGCAGCGGCCTGGCAGACACTGCGGGAACGCTGACTCTGCGGGACTTTGCTCCCGACAGGATTGAGCTCGACGGCGCCATCACCGATTTCTCGATGGTGCTGCACGGCGCCGACGATGCCCTCACCCGCTGGGACCACCTGAGCTGGCACGGCCTGGCCCTGCAACTGGCCCAGCGCCGGCTGGAACTGGCCGAACTGCATCTGGAAGGTTACGAGGGACGGCTGCATATCCTCAAGGACGGAAGTATCAATGTGCAACGCCTGCTGGAAGAGGACGCCGCGGGGCGCGAACACCCGGCCAGCGAGCCGGCCTCAGCTGCAGTCGATGCCGCGCCGCAAGAACCGGCCTGGCATATTGCAGCGCCGGCCATCTTTGTTTCCGACAGCCAGCTGGACTTCGAGGATGAATCCCTGCCGATCCGGTTCCGGTCTGTGATCGGCGGTCTCAATGGCACTATTACAGACCTGGGTACCGACCCTGGCCAGCCGATGAAGATCGACCTGCAGGGTTCTGTCGACGGCTACGCGCCAGTGACCCTGGACGGCACCGCCCGCCCTCTGCAGGAGCCGCCAGCCCTGGACCTTGAGCTGAATTTCCGCGGCGTCGACATGGCGCGGCTGACCCCCTATTCGGCCACCTACGCCGGCTATGAAATTGAACGCGGCAGTCTCGACCTGACATTGCAGTATGCTCTGAAGGACAACCGCCTGCAGGGCGACAACGAGCTACTGATAAAACAGCTCAAACTGGGAGAGCGGGTCGAGAGCGACCGGGCGCTGGACCTGCCGCTGCGGCTGGGCATCGCGCTGCTCACCGACAGCAGCGGAGTTATCGACGTGACGGTGCCCGTCAGCGGCGACATCAACAACCCCGAGTTCAATCTCGGCAGCGTGATCACCGGTGCGCTGGTCAATCTGTTCACCAAAATGGTGACCGCACCGTTCCGGCTGCTGGCTGGCCTCGTTGGCAGCGACGAGGACCTGGAAACAGTCGACTTTGCCGCCGGCAGCACTGAGTTGGACAATCACGGCCAGCAGAAACTGCGGGACCTGGCGGAGGCCATGCAGCAGCGACCGGCCATCAAACTGGTGCTGACCGGGCAGATCGACCCCGACACTGACCGGCGCAGCCTGCAACAGCAACGCTTGCAACAGGAGTTGCTGGACGAGGGCTGGACAGGGAAGATATCGACCAACGCAGTGCGGCCTGGGAGGAAGCCATAG